The Chthonomonas sp. genome includes a window with the following:
- a CDS encoding biotin/lipoyl-binding protein translates to MKVRIDGNEAELHPVPDVHVAEVGDRLMVRTAEGSFTALAVRSGGKTYVSYRGRTYLIEKALPGKLKAGGEVSGEQRAPMPGLVVEVHARVGATVEKGERLLIVEAMKMQQSIVAPFAGTVSALPVEKGQQVAEGDLLVRVDP, encoded by the coding sequence ATGAAGGTTCGCATCGACGGCAATGAAGCCGAACTGCACCCGGTACCCGACGTCCATGTGGCGGAGGTCGGCGATCGGTTGATGGTCCGAACCGCAGAGGGCTCGTTCACGGCTCTGGCCGTTCGCAGCGGTGGCAAGACGTACGTCAGCTACCGTGGTCGAACCTATCTGATCGAGAAAGCCCTACCCGGAAAGCTCAAAGCTGGCGGCGAAGTCAGCGGCGAGCAACGCGCGCCGATGCCCGGCCTGGTGGTGGAAGTCCATGCTCGCGTGGGTGCCACCGTCGAGAAGGGTGAACGGCTGCTGATTGTCGAGGCCATGAAGATGCAACAGTCCATCGTCGCGCCATTTGCAGGGACGGTGAGCGCGCTTCCGGTGGAGAAGGGTCAGCAGGTCGCCGAGGGCGATTTGCTCGTGCGCGTCGACCCCTAG
- the mtaB gene encoding tRNA (N(6)-L-threonylcarbamoyladenosine(37)-C(2))-methylthiotransferase MtaB, whose translation MPTAAFTTLGCKVNQYETQKILEGFEALGFEIVPFEGPSDVYVVNTCSVTSDAERKSRYVIRRANRHNPNAKVVVTGCAAQMALNKSETMLGADLVVPNPVKETSATLFARHFPDLLPPIHPVAEPTHAHNFAGRTRATLKLQDGCSVYCSYCSIPYTRPRMVSRPADEVLAEAKKLAQMGYLEIVLTGVLIGSFGPETGSGGPNFVSMVRQIAEESGIPRVRISSIEMQQVSDELIDLISDGLVVPHLHIPLQSGDTHVLRDMNRPYDQDDYLRLCERIQQRVPGISLTTDIMVGFPTEDAPRFESSVEVCRRVGFLKAHVFSFSPRYGTAADAWGDPIPPEEKARRREVLMTETKTTAETHAQHSVGRTLRVLVEGKTRSDGVLEGLSDHYLTVRFVGPAALSRTLQWVRIDEVRNGVALGERVGAPLGHR comes from the coding sequence GTGCCGACCGCCGCATTCACGACTTTGGGCTGCAAGGTCAACCAGTACGAGACCCAGAAGATACTGGAGGGTTTCGAGGCGCTGGGGTTTGAGATCGTCCCTTTCGAAGGGCCGAGCGACGTCTACGTCGTGAACACATGCTCGGTCACCAGCGACGCGGAGCGTAAAAGTCGCTACGTGATCCGTCGGGCGAATCGACACAACCCCAACGCCAAGGTGGTGGTCACCGGCTGCGCGGCGCAGATGGCGTTGAACAAGAGTGAGACCATGCTCGGAGCGGACCTGGTCGTCCCCAACCCCGTGAAAGAGACCTCGGCCACGCTGTTCGCGCGACATTTCCCGGATCTGCTGCCGCCGATCCACCCCGTCGCCGAACCGACCCATGCCCACAACTTTGCGGGCCGTACACGCGCCACGCTCAAGCTGCAGGACGGATGCAGTGTCTATTGTAGCTACTGCAGCATCCCGTACACTCGGCCCAGGATGGTCTCGCGACCTGCGGACGAGGTCCTCGCCGAGGCCAAGAAGCTCGCGCAGATGGGGTACCTGGAGATCGTGCTGACGGGGGTGCTCATTGGCAGCTTTGGGCCGGAGACCGGCAGCGGCGGGCCGAACTTCGTGAGCATGGTCCGGCAGATTGCCGAAGAGAGTGGGATCCCGCGCGTCCGCATCAGCAGCATCGAGATGCAGCAGGTGAGCGATGAACTTATCGATTTGATCTCGGACGGGTTGGTGGTTCCGCACTTGCACATCCCGCTGCAGAGCGGCGACACCCACGTCCTGCGCGACATGAATCGACCGTACGATCAGGACGACTACTTGCGCTTGTGCGAGCGGATCCAGCAGCGCGTCCCGGGGATCAGCCTGACCACCGACATCATGGTTGGATTTCCGACCGAGGATGCTCCTCGATTCGAATCGAGCGTGGAAGTCTGCCGACGGGTCGGATTCCTGAAGGCGCACGTCTTTAGCTTCAGCCCGCGCTACGGCACCGCCGCCGACGCTTGGGGCGATCCCATCCCGCCGGAGGAGAAGGCTCGTCGGCGCGAAGTGCTGATGACCGAAACGAAGACCACCGCCGAGACGCATGCTCAGCACAGCGTCGGACGAACCCTGCGCGTGCTGGTCGAAGGGAAAACCCGCTCCGACGGCGTACTCGAAGGACTCTCGGACCACTACCTCACCGTTCGGTTCGTCGGACCCGCCGCGCTGAGCCGAACCCTGCAATGGGTGCGGATCGACGAAGTGCGCAATGGGGTCGCTTTGGGCGAACGCGTCGGCGCACCGCTGGGCCATAGGTAG
- a CDS encoding helix-turn-helix transcriptional regulator produces the protein MCQKFEKGKFHGKIEHLLEADGLVAAITHRRKGRMIPEHMHDFGVFVTLLSGRHHWVDESGGIHWSLPGAWYYYPANVVHSHSAPKSNIISLGIQFDPNLFGIGESIPAGASVDCPEARRLTEALRKELEHPDLASSHMVRAAFFELVGYFLRSPETTAHFEAPQWVEQARSILDSKFRMPVSLYSLAQEVSMHPAHLARSFKKHFGMSVGEYVRDRRLEWAYKKLASSQFKLSEIALAAGFADHAHFSRAFRARYAMTPSECRIRLRNRAG, from the coding sequence ATGTGTCAGAAGTTTGAAAAAGGTAAGTTCCACGGCAAAATCGAGCACCTCTTAGAGGCAGACGGTTTGGTCGCGGCGATCACGCATCGCAGAAAGGGTCGCATGATCCCGGAGCACATGCATGACTTCGGGGTGTTTGTAACCCTCCTGAGCGGACGCCATCACTGGGTCGACGAGTCCGGAGGGATTCACTGGTCGCTCCCCGGGGCGTGGTACTACTACCCGGCTAACGTCGTGCATAGCCATTCCGCCCCCAAGAGCAACATCATCTCGCTGGGGATCCAGTTCGATCCAAACCTCTTCGGGATCGGCGAAAGCATCCCTGCCGGTGCTTCGGTCGATTGCCCGGAAGCGCGACGCCTCACAGAGGCCCTGCGCAAGGAGCTTGAGCATCCTGACTTGGCATCGTCCCACATGGTGCGAGCAGCGTTCTTCGAACTGGTCGGCTACTTCCTGCGTAGTCCCGAGACGACGGCTCACTTCGAGGCGCCGCAGTGGGTGGAGCAAGCGCGAAGCATTCTCGACTCGAAATTCCGCATGCCGGTGTCGCTGTACAGCCTCGCGCAAGAAGTCTCGATGCATCCCGCGCACCTTGCTCGTAGCTTCAAGAAGCATTTCGGGATGTCGGTCGGCGAGTACGTCCGCGATCGCCGGCTCGAATGGGCCTATAAGAAGCTCGCCAGCTCGCAGTTCAAGCTCTCAGAGATTGCGCTCGCCGCGGGGTTTGCCGACCACGCCCACTTCTCTCGCGCGTTTCGCGCCCGCTATGCGATGACCCCCAGCGAGTGCCGAATTCGCCTGCGCAATCGGGCTGGCTAA
- a CDS encoding redoxin domain-containing protein: MKFLCAAFLVLVSSLALADDLPGHSKHGSAFDSGMRTRPWVMQGIGDTPFPITTKSPEVQKWFSQGTALLHSFWFEEAERSFRWCLKLEPENAMAYWGLARCGFNWFSVRVPTYDEKSFGRYTTFLSEAVRRKSQVTERERMYIEAWEQTYAPDVKERAKTMVAALQKIVVKYPEDIEAKSMLALYNIGQGSAFANQLLIQQVLDKNPMHPGAHHASIHNWDGVSPEQALLSCNLYGKAAPGVGHAMHMPGHIYSKIGMWHEAAIAMDSATRTELRYMNERLALPFETWNYPHNRNYLCYIQEQLGMAKASFQGSADMLAAPRDPEYNSDDSGGIRMEGLMATVRALVKYEQWDRILAPNGVDWGGEGPIVGAFRNLAEAFAYNGTGKSFEARVRVNNIKAIVAEMKPKDAPASEQDLMLDVIDAIVTLGEGKTLEGQRKMLNAAELERQLRSRGEYTNDPPALPWPVMRVLGDHYRKQGENRLAIQCYEEALQTEQNDGFSLSGLALAHHALGEVERATYYAGRLAYVWSQADPNLKWIDEVTKLGLNAKPIAETLRPERVYQPKQLDWIGPMNWEPFAAPDLLVKDRNGKPVRLSDFRGKNVLLVFFLGEACVHCVGQLKSINDRAPEFENLNTVMLAVCSATPAQLKQSTTLDQSAIKFLSDNAHENARKFSSFDDFEDMELHSTILIDKNGKVRWKRTGGAPFMNIDFLLNELKRFSGAK, translated from the coding sequence ATGAAATTTCTATGTGCAGCGTTTCTTGTCCTCGTCTCATCTCTTGCCCTTGCGGACGATCTACCCGGCCACTCGAAGCACGGTTCAGCGTTTGACTCCGGCATGCGGACCCGGCCGTGGGTCATGCAGGGGATTGGCGATACGCCATTCCCGATCACCACTAAGAGCCCGGAGGTGCAAAAGTGGTTTAGCCAGGGGACAGCTCTACTCCATTCGTTCTGGTTCGAGGAGGCCGAGCGGTCGTTCCGTTGGTGCCTGAAACTTGAGCCCGAGAACGCGATGGCGTACTGGGGACTGGCCCGCTGCGGGTTCAATTGGTTCTCGGTAAGGGTCCCGACCTATGATGAGAAGTCGTTTGGCCGATACACAACCTTCTTGAGCGAGGCGGTGCGCCGCAAGTCGCAGGTCACCGAGCGCGAGCGGATGTACATCGAGGCGTGGGAGCAGACTTACGCGCCGGACGTCAAGGAGCGGGCTAAGACGATGGTCGCTGCGCTTCAGAAGATCGTCGTCAAGTACCCCGAAGACATCGAAGCCAAGAGTATGCTCGCCCTGTACAACATCGGTCAGGGGAGCGCATTTGCCAATCAACTGCTGATCCAGCAAGTCCTCGATAAGAATCCGATGCACCCCGGGGCGCACCACGCCAGCATTCACAATTGGGACGGCGTCTCGCCCGAGCAGGCACTGCTGAGCTGCAATCTGTACGGCAAGGCGGCCCCTGGGGTCGGCCACGCCATGCATATGCCCGGCCATATCTATAGCAAGATCGGCATGTGGCACGAGGCGGCGATCGCCATGGATTCGGCGACCCGAACCGAATTGCGGTACATGAACGAGCGGCTTGCGTTGCCGTTTGAGACTTGGAACTATCCGCACAACCGCAACTACCTTTGCTACATCCAGGAGCAGCTCGGCATGGCCAAGGCCTCGTTCCAGGGATCGGCGGACATGCTGGCCGCCCCTCGCGATCCGGAATACAACTCGGACGATTCGGGTGGGATCCGAATGGAGGGCCTCATGGCCACCGTTCGCGCGCTGGTCAAGTACGAACAGTGGGACCGGATTCTAGCCCCGAATGGTGTGGACTGGGGCGGGGAAGGGCCGATTGTGGGTGCCTTCCGCAACCTCGCAGAGGCGTTTGCCTATAACGGAACTGGCAAATCATTCGAGGCGCGGGTGCGCGTGAACAATATCAAAGCGATCGTCGCGGAGATGAAACCCAAGGACGCGCCCGCAAGCGAGCAAGATCTGATGCTTGACGTGATCGACGCGATCGTCACTTTGGGCGAGGGCAAGACGCTCGAGGGCCAGCGCAAGATGCTGAATGCGGCGGAGCTGGAACGTCAGTTGCGTAGCCGAGGAGAGTACACGAACGATCCGCCTGCGTTGCCCTGGCCGGTGATGCGGGTGCTGGGAGACCACTACCGAAAGCAGGGTGAAAATCGACTCGCGATCCAGTGCTATGAAGAGGCCCTACAGACAGAACAGAACGACGGGTTTTCGCTCTCGGGGCTAGCGCTCGCCCACCATGCTCTAGGTGAGGTGGAAAGGGCGACCTACTATGCTGGACGACTCGCCTACGTCTGGTCCCAAGCGGACCCGAATCTGAAGTGGATTGACGAAGTGACCAAACTCGGGCTGAATGCGAAGCCCATCGCGGAAACGCTGCGACCCGAGCGCGTGTACCAACCCAAGCAGCTCGACTGGATCGGACCGATGAACTGGGAACCGTTTGCTGCACCCGACCTGCTAGTGAAGGACCGAAACGGCAAGCCGGTACGCCTCAGCGACTTCCGCGGCAAGAACGTTCTCTTGGTCTTCTTCCTCGGCGAAGCGTGCGTCCACTGCGTGGGTCAGCTGAAGTCGATCAACGATCGGGCGCCGGAATTTGAGAACCTGAATACGGTGATGCTCGCGGTTTGCAGTGCGACTCCGGCCCAGCTGAAGCAATCGACGACGCTGGATCAGTCCGCGATCAAGTTCCTATCGGACAATGCCCACGAGAACGCGCGCAAGTTCTCGTCGTTCGATGACTTTGAGGACATGGAGCTGCACTCGACGATCCTCATCGATAAAAACGGCAAGGTGCGTTGGAAGCGAACGGGCGGTGCGCCGTTTATGAACATCGACTTCTTGCTGAATGAATTGAAGCGATTCAGCGGAGCGAAGTAA
- a CDS encoding methyltransferase domain-containing protein, whose translation MASFGPIAPFYDQLMSSVPYDMWVSYYELLLLQQEVKPRRLLDVCCGTGVVTQMLAEKGYAMAGVDLSAPMIQVAKQKCADAGLNIRYEAMDAAEFDLGMKFHAAYSFFDSFNYITDLGHLRKAFHRVAAHLMPGGSFVFDVNTDYAFEAEMFNQSDTRKKSAVKYDWKGEYDAGTRIIRVNMDFWVDGQPYQEVHIQRAHRHEELIELLRDAGFEDLMAYDSYTLDRPRKRSDRIHYTARKPGTLSP comes from the coding sequence ATGGCTAGCTTCGGACCCATTGCGCCTTTTTATGATCAGCTCATGTCGAGCGTGCCCTACGACATGTGGGTTTCGTACTATGAGCTGCTGCTGCTCCAGCAAGAGGTGAAGCCACGGCGTCTGCTCGATGTCTGCTGCGGCACCGGAGTCGTCACCCAGATGCTCGCCGAGAAGGGGTACGCCATGGCAGGCGTAGACCTAAGCGCGCCGATGATTCAAGTCGCCAAGCAGAAGTGCGCCGATGCGGGACTGAACATTCGTTACGAGGCCATGGACGCAGCCGAGTTCGACCTCGGGATGAAGTTCCACGCCGCATACTCATTTTTCGACAGCTTCAACTACATAACCGATCTCGGTCACCTTCGCAAGGCGTTCCATCGGGTAGCGGCGCATCTGATGCCAGGCGGCTCGTTTGTCTTCGATGTGAACACGGATTACGCATTCGAGGCCGAGATGTTCAACCAGTCGGACACCCGCAAGAAGTCGGCGGTGAAGTACGACTGGAAGGGCGAATACGATGCCGGGACTCGCATCATTCGAGTCAACATGGACTTCTGGGTGGACGGTCAGCCGTATCAGGAAGTCCACATCCAACGGGCACATCGGCACGAGGAACTGATTGAGCTGCTGCGAGACGCTGGCTTCGAAGACCTGATGGCGTACGACTCGTACACGCTCGACCGACCTCGGAAACGGAGCGATCGGATCCACTACACGGCGCGAAAGCCCGGAACCCTATCGCCATAA
- a CDS encoding UvrD-helicase domain-containing protein has translation MTAPFDVDTLNPQQREAVEHSSGPLMIFAGAGSGKTRVITCRIARLIHEGIPPNRILSVTFTNKAAREMRERIDGMLGEGMARQMWLGTFHSTCAKLLRIECAHIDLDPNFVIYDDGDQLSLVREILKQKNLDEKSIQPRAILSEISRAKEKLQTPEMYEREATGFFERIVASIYPTYNSLLKKSNALDFDDILMLAVKLLEQRPSVLEKYQERFLHVLIDEYQDVNFSQYRLASLLAARHRNITIVGDDDQSIYAWRGADVSLMMRFSSDNPDAKVIMLVQNYRSTKKILDAAYSVIKHNRGRAEKRLWTDNSDGVDIALREAGTEQDEAMMVADMILKDVRTGRRKFSDFAVLYRTNAQSRVMEEAFLTMRVPHILVGGQRFYERKEIKDALAYLRLILNPNDQISMLRVINTPTRGLGPKTLEPLLDWANERGLSLVDALRDQENQHHMRPAVLKSVKTFLGMIEDGRTLMEQGPITPILKHLLAASGMQDELKAQRNDESIARLENLQELVNVTTQYDFSNDEPSLSAFLESVALIADVDSLQEGGEAVTLMTLHSSKGLEYPGVFLVGMEEGVFPHSRSLNNDKELEEERRLAYVGMTRAREELTLMHARRRSMYGQPNFNRRSRFIDDIPETLLDSVTSTGFGGSAPTQAAVRSDRSGQYSVTTPAERELKKPDWTPPFQVGQKVRHAKFGIGVVIACSPLKTDAEVTVAFPGVVGVKKLVQSFAKLEAVSE, from the coding sequence ATGACCGCCCCCTTTGATGTCGATACGTTGAATCCTCAGCAGAGGGAGGCCGTGGAGCACAGCAGTGGCCCGCTGATGATCTTCGCGGGAGCGGGCTCGGGAAAAACTCGCGTCATCACTTGCCGCATCGCACGGCTCATCCACGAGGGCATTCCGCCCAACCGTATCCTGAGCGTGACCTTCACCAACAAGGCGGCCCGCGAGATGCGCGAGCGGATCGACGGCATGCTCGGCGAAGGGATGGCCCGGCAGATGTGGCTCGGGACTTTCCACTCCACCTGCGCGAAACTGCTGCGGATCGAATGCGCGCACATTGACCTCGACCCAAACTTCGTCATCTACGACGACGGCGATCAGCTCAGCCTCGTCCGCGAGATTCTCAAGCAGAAAAACCTCGATGAGAAATCGATCCAGCCGCGCGCAATCCTCAGCGAGATCAGCCGCGCCAAAGAAAAACTCCAGACGCCCGAGATGTACGAGCGCGAGGCGACCGGATTCTTTGAGCGGATCGTTGCTTCGATCTACCCAACCTACAATTCGCTGCTCAAGAAGTCAAACGCCCTCGACTTTGACGATATCCTCATGCTCGCCGTCAAGCTGCTGGAACAGCGACCCTCCGTGCTAGAGAAGTACCAAGAACGGTTTTTGCACGTGCTGATCGACGAGTATCAAGACGTGAACTTCAGTCAGTACCGACTGGCCTCGCTCCTCGCCGCCCGGCACCGAAACATCACGATCGTCGGAGACGATGATCAGTCGATCTATGCCTGGCGCGGAGCAGATGTTTCGCTCATGATGCGCTTCAGCAGCGACAACCCGGACGCCAAGGTCATCATGCTGGTCCAGAATTACCGCAGCACGAAGAAGATCCTCGATGCGGCGTACTCTGTGATCAAGCACAACCGGGGCCGCGCCGAAAAGCGCCTCTGGACGGATAACAGCGACGGTGTTGACATCGCCCTGCGCGAGGCGGGCACGGAGCAGGACGAGGCGATGATGGTCGCCGACATGATCCTGAAGGACGTGCGTACCGGTCGCCGGAAGTTCTCGGACTTCGCGGTTCTTTACCGGACGAACGCACAGTCCCGTGTCATGGAAGAGGCGTTCCTCACCATGCGGGTGCCGCACATCCTCGTGGGGGGTCAGCGATTCTATGAACGCAAGGAAATCAAGGACGCACTCGCCTATCTTCGACTGATCTTAAACCCCAACGATCAGATCTCGATGCTTCGCGTGATCAATACCCCCACTCGCGGACTCGGACCGAAGACGCTGGAGCCACTGCTCGATTGGGCCAATGAACGGGGGCTCTCTCTGGTGGATGCCTTGCGTGACCAAGAGAATCAGCACCACATGCGCCCCGCCGTGCTCAAATCGGTCAAGACTTTCTTGGGCATGATCGAAGATGGACGGACGCTCATGGAGCAGGGGCCCATCACCCCGATTCTCAAGCACCTCTTAGCCGCGAGCGGGATGCAGGACGAACTCAAAGCGCAGCGGAATGACGAGAGCATTGCGCGGTTGGAGAACCTGCAAGAGCTCGTCAACGTCACGACGCAATATGACTTTTCGAACGACGAGCCCTCGCTCAGCGCGTTCTTGGAGAGCGTGGCCCTGATTGCGGACGTCGACAGTTTGCAGGAAGGCGGCGAGGCGGTGACGCTGATGACGCTGCACAGTTCCAAGGGGTTGGAGTATCCAGGAGTGTTCCTGGTCGGGATGGAAGAAGGGGTCTTCCCGCACTCGCGTTCGCTGAATAATGACAAAGAGCTCGAAGAGGAACGGCGACTGGCGTACGTCGGCATGACCCGCGCGCGCGAAGAACTAACCCTGATGCACGCGCGTCGACGCTCCATGTACGGTCAACCGAACTTCAACCGTCGTTCGCGGTTTATCGACGATATCCCGGAAACGTTGCTCGACTCGGTGACGAGCACAGGCTTTGGCGGCAGCGCGCCGACCCAGGCCGCCGTCCGGAGTGACCGCTCGGGCCAGTACTCGGTGACGACACCCGCTGAGCGCGAACTTAAGAAGCCAGATTGGACTCCGCCCTTCCAAGTGGGACAGAAGGTGCGCCACGCCAAGTTTGGCATCGGGGTCGTGATCGCCTGCAGCCCACTCAAGACCGACGCCGAAGTGACCGTCGCATTCCCGGGAGTCGTCGGAGTCAAGAAGCTGGTACAGAGTTTCGCCAAGCTTGAGGCGGTGAGTGAATAA
- a CDS encoding homogentisate 1,2-dioxygenase — translation MPRYHRLGQLPPQRHTQFRKPDGGLYAEQLISTHGFSGPMALTYHINLPTEVAGWEDAGSCEVKFLKDEALRHRHLITGNMPAHGDMITGRVPLMGNNDVIWNQLNVAEPMETFFKNAEADEITFIHDGSGVLETMLGDVPFQPGDYLIIPRGTIWKIRFDSYPVRVLTFESHGEVTIPKRYRNDYGQLQEHAPFHERDIRPPVELKTYDEKGEFWVTVKARKRYTRYLYNFHPFDIVGWDGFVFPYAFSIHAFGPIVGKLHMPPPIHQNFQGHNFVVCSFCPRVLDFHPEAIVIPYNHSNVDSDEVLYYCNDKFGSRKGIQEGSITIHPLGIPHGPQPGAVEASIGATKTEELAVMLDTYYPLYLTEEALKIEDADYWKSWQPRGR, via the coding sequence ATGCCTCGATATCACCGACTCGGACAGCTTCCGCCCCAGCGGCACACACAGTTTCGCAAACCTGACGGCGGCCTCTACGCAGAGCAGCTGATCAGCACCCACGGGTTCTCGGGCCCGATGGCGCTCACGTACCACATCAACTTGCCGACTGAGGTTGCGGGGTGGGAGGACGCCGGGAGCTGCGAAGTTAAGTTCCTGAAAGACGAAGCGCTGCGGCATCGCCACCTCATCACCGGCAACATGCCTGCTCATGGCGATATGATCACGGGTCGCGTACCCTTGATGGGCAACAACGACGTCATCTGGAATCAACTCAACGTCGCAGAACCGATGGAGACTTTCTTCAAGAACGCCGAAGCGGACGAGATCACGTTCATCCACGATGGATCCGGGGTCCTGGAGACGATGCTCGGCGACGTCCCGTTTCAGCCCGGTGACTACCTTATCATCCCGCGAGGCACGATCTGGAAGATTCGGTTTGATTCGTACCCCGTACGCGTGCTGACCTTTGAGAGCCACGGCGAAGTCACGATTCCCAAGCGATACCGAAACGACTACGGCCAACTCCAAGAGCACGCTCCCTTCCACGAGCGCGATATCCGCCCTCCGGTCGAACTGAAAACGTACGACGAGAAAGGCGAATTCTGGGTGACGGTCAAAGCTCGGAAGCGGTACACGCGCTACCTGTACAATTTCCACCCCTTCGATATCGTGGGGTGGGACGGCTTCGTCTTCCCATACGCGTTCAGCATTCACGCGTTTGGCCCCATCGTCGGCAAGCTCCATATGCCGCCGCCGATCCACCAGAACTTCCAGGGGCACAACTTTGTGGTGTGCAGCTTCTGCCCGCGTGTGCTGGACTTCCACCCCGAGGCGATCGTGATCCCGTACAACCACTCGAACGTTGACAGCGATGAGGTCTTGTACTATTGCAACGACAAGTTCGGTTCACGCAAGGGGATCCAGGAGGGATCGATCACGATCCATCCGCTCGGGATCCCGCACGGACCGCAGCCCGGCGCGGTCGAAGCCTCGATCGGAGCGACGAAGACCGAAGAGCTCGCCGTTATGCTCGATACTTACTACCCGCTCTATCTCACTGAGGAAGCACTCAAGATTGAGGACGCTGACTACTGGAAGAGCTGGCAACCCCGAGGCCGCTAA
- a CDS encoding acyl-CoA/acyl-ACP dehydrogenase, giving the protein MPVSRLMKGAEEFLTNQVSPLANAMDTDSGLLHGALNGLCEAGLICLRRPAEFGGPGFVDRDFRDFQELVARHSGALAFLQTQHQSAVSLLSKGEPSPLRDQLLHQAHQPDELIGIGFSQLRRAGPPVLRAEATAGGYRIDGHLPWATGFGMFRHLLLAAALPDGTAVFGVIPFESAPGVQYSEPMRLAAMQAAQTVTAEFDGYQLDASKVLFLREPNWIHRNDMINVTLQGFFAIGCARAGLELAIGGASRRKSTDALRDLASLEGEMAQCRDQLGRSQALGDETTDERLQLRAWAIDLMLRCTSAAIVATGGAANSTDHAAQRVYREAMVFAVSAQTTQIMLATLSRLAAR; this is encoded by the coding sequence ATGCCGGTCTCGCGCTTGATGAAAGGTGCCGAGGAGTTCCTCACAAACCAGGTTTCGCCGCTGGCGAACGCCATGGACACGGACTCGGGGCTACTCCACGGCGCGCTGAACGGTTTGTGTGAAGCCGGACTGATCTGCCTGCGCCGGCCCGCAGAATTCGGCGGTCCTGGGTTTGTTGACCGCGATTTTCGGGACTTCCAGGAACTGGTGGCGCGTCACTCCGGGGCGCTCGCATTCCTTCAAACTCAGCATCAAAGCGCGGTCTCGTTGCTGAGCAAGGGCGAGCCGTCCCCTTTGCGTGACCAGCTCCTGCACCAGGCGCACCAGCCGGACGAACTGATTGGGATCGGCTTCAGTCAGCTACGGCGGGCTGGCCCGCCGGTACTGCGCGCCGAGGCGACCGCGGGTGGCTACCGGATCGACGGGCATCTGCCATGGGCGACGGGGTTCGGTATGTTTCGACACCTTCTTTTGGCCGCGGCCCTGCCCGATGGAACTGCGGTCTTCGGCGTCATCCCCTTTGAGTCCGCCCCGGGCGTCCAATACTCCGAGCCCATGCGTTTGGCCGCCATGCAAGCCGCCCAAACGGTCACTGCCGAATTCGACGGTTACCAGCTCGACGCAAGCAAGGTGCTGTTTCTGCGCGAACCGAACTGGATCCACCGCAACGACATGATCAACGTGACGCTGCAAGGTTTCTTCGCCATCGGCTGCGCACGTGCGGGACTCGAATTAGCGATCGGCGGTGCATCGCGCCGAAAATCGACCGATGCGTTGCGCGACCTCGCCTCCCTCGAAGGCGAAATGGCCCAATGCCGAGATCAACTTGGACGGTCGCAGGCCCTGGGCGACGAGACGACCGACGAGCGGTTGCAACTACGCGCTTGGGCCATCGACCTGATGCTGCGGTGTACTTCGGCTGCTATCGTCGCTACCGGCGGCGCGGCGAACAGCACGGACCATGCGGCGCAGCGGGTGTATCGAGAGGCGATGGTCTTCGCCGTATCGGCGCAGACTACCCAGATCATGCTTGCGACGCTCTCGCGCTTGGCTGCGCGCTAG
- a CDS encoding sigma-70 family RNA polymerase sigma factor, which produces MSLAPFVALLMGIGFLGGRGRQPDFERSFEPILSSLYRVARRLTRTAEEAEDLVGQTLYKAFRAWDSFDGEHLSGWAMRILRNEFAMTLRAASSRPELVLSEDEIDEEAKTNVWNEVSWRADAARVLQELDALPEEYRLAIQCCDVEEMSYEEAAVAMSCPVGTVRSRVSRGREMLRRRLAPAAVGGQL; this is translated from the coding sequence TTGAGCCTGGCGCCTTTCGTTGCGCTTTTGATGGGTATCGGATTCCTGGGTGGCCGCGGTCGCCAACCCGACTTTGAACGCAGCTTCGAACCCATACTGTCGAGTCTGTACCGCGTCGCGCGAAGACTGACGCGCACCGCCGAAGAGGCGGAGGACTTGGTGGGTCAGACGCTGTACAAGGCGTTCCGGGCATGGGACTCCTTCGATGGCGAGCACCTGAGTGGGTGGGCGATGCGAATCCTGCGGAACGAATTCGCGATGACACTGCGTGCGGCATCAAGCCGCCCAGAACTGGTGCTATCCGAAGACGAAATTGACGAAGAGGCAAAGACGAACGTGTGGAACGAAGTGAGTTGGCGTGCGGATGCCGCGAGAGTTTTGCAAGAACTCGATGCGCTCCCAGAAGAGTATCGGCTCGCGATCCAGTGCTGTGACGTCGAGGAGATGTCTTACGAGGAAGCAGCCGTCGCGATGAGCTGCCCCGTGGGGACGGTTCGCTCCCGAGTCTCTCGGGGCCGAGAGATGCTGCGCCGAAGGCTTGCGCCCGCTGCGGTGGGAGGGCAGCTGTGA